In a genomic window of Cyprinus carpio isolate SPL01 chromosome A10, ASM1834038v1, whole genome shotgun sequence:
- the LOC109058997 gene encoding U11/U12 small nuclear ribonucleoprotein 35 kDa protein-like translates to MMSEWSPVAKVYDPLKAGSIDGTDVEPHDKAVWRAMMARYKPNKGVTGDPDLTLFVAQLNPQTTEDKLQEVFSKFGDIRRVRLVRDIVTGFSKRYAFVEYKEERSVKRAWRDANKLLVDQYELFVDFEQERTLQGWIPRRLGGGQGGKKESGQLRFGGRDRPFRKPINLTSMMPQNRSADRWDSSSVREERQKDQEQDREHGRWREKKHDWDRGNDRGYYKEKRDSKQHRDRSRERDSSRKEDRRHRGSYRDRE, encoded by the coding sequence ATGATGAGCGAGTGGAGTCCTGTGGCGAAGGTTTACGACCCTCTCAAAGCGGGCAGCATCGATGGCACAGATGTGGAGCCCCACGACAAAGCCGTCTGGAGGGCCATGATGGCCCGCTACAAGCCTAACAAGGGTGTGACCGGTGACCCCGACCTAACCCTGTTCGTGGCACAACTGAATCCACAGACGACTGAGGACAAGCTCCAGGAAGTCTTCTCCAAGTTTGGAGACATCCGCAGGGTACGTCTGGTCCGGGACATCGTGACGGGTTTCTCCAAGCGTTACGCTTTCGTTGAATACAAAGAGGAGCGTTCGGTGAAGAGAGCTTGGAGAGACGCCAACAAGCTGCTGGTGGACCAATACGAGCTCTTCGTGGACTTCGAACAAGAGCGGACGCTCCAAGGCTGGATTCCACGGCGACTCGGAGGAGGTCAGGGGGGCAAAAAGGAGTCCGGTCAGCTGAGGTTTGGAGGCAGGGATAGACCTTTCCGGAAGCCCATCAATCTGACATCCATGATGCCCCAGAACAGATCAGCGGATAGATGGGATTCATCAAGTGTGAGGGAGGAAAGGCAAAAAGACCAAGAACAAGACAGGGAACACGGGCGATGGCGGGAGAAGAAACATGACTGGGATCGAGGGAATGATAGAGGATACTACAAAGAGAAAAGAGACTCAAAACAGCACCGGGACCGAAGCCGAGAGAGAGACTCCAGCAGAAAGGAAGACAGAAGACACAGAGGCTCTTACAGAGACAGAGAATGA